In bacterium, the genomic stretch GCGCCGCAGCGCATGGCCGCCGGCGTCGTCGCGCCCGCGCCGGTGCGCGTGGCGGCGGCCGAGGAGGGGGACCTGGACTCCTGGGTGCGCCAGCACGCGAGCGTCGCGCGCGACGCGACGCTCCTCGGCCCGGCCGAAGAGGTCGAGTTCGCGAGCTTCGACGCCGCGGCCGGGTCGGCGGGACGCTAGGGGCCGCGCCATGGGCACCCGCGCCGGCTGCGTCCCGTTGCTCGTGGTCGTGTTCCTGGCGGCTCCCGGCGCCGCGGTCCGGGCCCAGCAGGGGGTCGACGGACTTCTCCCGCGCGCGACGGAGACCGCCTACCGCGGCCGCAAGGTCGTCATCGACTTCTCGCACGCCTCGCCCCAGGTGACGAGCATGACCGTGCTCTGCCAGCCGGGGGGGCGCGAGCGCCGCGAGTTCCACGCGACGCACGGCCTGCTGGTCGTCGACGGTCAGTCCTCGTGGCAGTACCTGCCTGACCAGGGCGTCGTGCTCAAGCGCCGCTCCCGGGGCGAGGGCGGCGAGCAGCTGCGGCCCGAGCTGCTGCGGCGCGCGCTCGCCAGCTACGAAGTGCGCGTCTCGGCGTCCGAGCCGGTCGCCGGCCGCCGCAGCCGGGCGCTGGAGTTCATGCCGCGGCAGGGCGGCAGCCGCCCGCGGCGCCGGATCTGGGTCGACGAGGAGACGGGCCTCGTGCTGCGCACGGAAGTCTACGGCACCGACAGCCGACTCTCGTCGCTGACCGTGTTCGAGGACCTGGAGTACCGCCCCGCCCTCGACGCCGCCATCTTCACGATGCGGGTGCCGGCGGGGGCGCGCGTCGTCGAGGCGGGCGACGAGCCGTGCCTGGAGCCCGAGGAGGCCGCGCGCGTGGCGGGGCTGGCCGTGACGCTGCCGGCCTACCTCCCCGAGGGCTTCGCGCGCCAGTGCATCCGCGCGCGGCGTCGCCGCGACTACGGCGAGGTCCAGGTGGTCTTCGGCGACGGGCTGAGCCTGCTGTCGCTCTTCGAGAGCACGAGCTTCCGCAGCCCCGGTCCCGCGGCGGGCCCCGCCGTGCCGGTCGGCCCGTGGTCCGGGCGGTGGCACGCGCTCGGCCTGGTCAGCGGGATCTCGTGGCGGACGCCGTGGGCGAACTTCGCCCTGCTCGGCGAGCTCTCGCGCGACGAGCTGCTGCGGGTGGCCGGGTCCGTCCAGGAGAAGGCGGAACCTTCCGCCGCCCGCCGACATCCATAGGGAAGACTGCGGCCCCGGGGCCGCGGCCACCGCCACAGGGGCGACCACGGGAGGGATCATGGGCAACACCATCAAGACCACGCTGCTGCTCGCGCTGCTCACGGCGCTGCTCGTCGCGCTCGGCCGCGTCTTCGGGGGCCGCGGCGGGATGGTCCTCGCCTTCGGCATGGCGATCGTGATGAACGTCGGCAGCTACTGGTTCTCGGACCGGATCGTCCTCGCGATGTACCGGGCCCGCGAGCTCGGGCCGGGCGAGCACCCGGAGCTGCACCGGATGGTCGCGAACATCGCCCAGACCGGCGGGCTGCCGATGCCGCGGCTGTTCGTCGTCCCGCAGCCGGGGCTCAACGCCTTTGCCACGGGCCGCGGCCCCGAGCACGCGGTCGTCGCCGTCACGGAGGGGCTGCTGGCGCACCTCGACGGCCCCGAGCTCGAGGGGGTGCTGGCCCACGAGCTGGCGCACGTGAAGAACCGCGACATCCTGGTCAGCGCGGTCGCCGCGACGCTCGCCGGGGCGATCATGCTCATCGCGGACATGGCGCGCTGGGCGAGCATCTTCGGCGGCTTCGGCGGCCGGGACAGCGAGGAGCGCGGCAACCCGCTCGCCCTGCTCGTGGCGGCCATCGTCGCACCGCTGGCGGCGCTGCTCGTGCAGATGGCGATCTCCCGCTCGCGGGAGTACCTGGCCGACGCGACGGGCGCGCGTCTGGCCGGCAGCCCCGAGGGCCTGGCGCGCGCCCTCGCGAAGCTGGCCGCGGCGGGCCGGATCGTCCCCACCGAGGGGCCGGCCGCGGCGAGCCACGTGCTCATCGTCAGCCCCCTCTCCGGCGGCGGGCTCTTCTCGCTCTTCTCGACCCACCCGCCGATCGAGGAGCGCATCAAGCGCCTGCGCGCGCTGGCGCCCGGCGCGTAGCCTCTCTTCACGGGATCGTCCCCACACACAAGGAGCGTGATGTCGCGATGCAGATGACGCAGCAGATCAGGCGCAGGATCACCCTCGGTGCCGTGGCGGTGGCCTCGCTGGCCGCCGGCATGGTGCTGGCCTCCCGGCTGAACCTCACCCCGCCGACGCGCGCGGCTGCCGAGCGCGAGCCGGGTGCCAGCGCGCTCCAGGCGGCTGCCCCCGCCGCCGGGGCCGCGGGCGCGTCCGGGTTCAACTTCGTGAAGATCGCCGCGGAGGAGAAGAAGTTCGTCGTGAACATCAACACGACGAAGACCTTCAAGCGCCGCATGCCGCAGATGCCGCGCGGCCCCATGGGCCGGTCCCCCTTCGGCGGCGAGGACGACTTCTTCGAGCACTTCTTCGGCCAGATCCCGGACCAGGACCTCAAGCAGCAGAGCCTCGGCTCGGGCTTCATCGTCGACAAGGAGGGCTACATCCTCACGAACAACCACGTCGTCGACGACGCGGACGACATCCGGGTGACCCTGCTCGACGGGCGCAGCTACGACGCGGAGATCAAGGGACGCGACGCGAAGACCGACATCGCCCTGATCCGGATCAAGGCCGACGGCGACCTGCCGGCGGCGACCCTCGGCGACAGCGACGCGCTGCAGATCGCCGAGCCCGTGATGGCGATCGGCAACCCCTTCGGGCTCTCGCACACCGTCACCGTCGGGGTGGTCAGCGCCAAGGACCGCACGATCGGCGCGGGCCCCTACGACGCCTTCATCCAGACGGACGCCTCGATCAACCCCGGCAACAGCGGCGGCCCGCTCTTCAACGCGCGGGGCGAGGTGGTCGGCATCAACAGCGCGATCATCGCCTCGGGCCAGGGGATCGGGTTCGCGATCCCGATCAACATCGCCAGGAACATCATGGCGCAGCTGCGCGAGAAGGGCTCGGTCACGCGCGGCTGGCTGGGCGTGCAGGTGCAGGCGCTGACCCCGGAGCTGCGCGAGTCGCTCAAGCTCGGCGCCGACGGCGGGGCGCTCGTCGCCGGCGTCATCAAGGGCGACCCGGCCGACAAGGCGGGGCTCAAGGCGGGTGATGTGATCGTGGAGTTCGACGGCCGCACGGTGCGCTCGGACCGCGACCTGGTGGCGATCGTCGGGAACACGGCGGTCGGGAAGACCGTCTCGGTCAAGGCGCTGCGCGACGGCGCGTCGAAGTCGCTCGAGATCAGGATCGCCAAGCGCTCGGACGAGAAGGACGAGTCCGCGGGAACCGAGGACGAGGGCTCCGGCGAGAAAGAGAGCGGCAAGGCGCGGCTCGGGGTGCGTGTCCAGGACGTGACGAAGGACCTCGCCGAGAAGCTCGGCCTCGAGGACGCCCGCGGGGCGCTCATCAGCGAGGTCGCGCCCGGCGGGCCGGCCGACCGCGCCGGCATCGAGCGCGGCAACGTCATCGTCGAGGTCAACCGCGAGCCGGTCGAGGACGCCGCGCAGTTCGCCAAGCTCGTGCGCGCCGCCGAGCCCGGGAAGAGCCTGCTGCTGCTCGTGCGCAGCGGCGCCGGGACGCGGTTCGTGGCGGTCAGGCCCGAGGCGGCGAAGTAGTTCTGCCGGGGCAGGGGCGGCGGCACGTGAGCGCACGCGGCGTCCTCCCGCCCCTGCTCGTTGCCGCGCTCGTCGCGGCCGCGGCGCCCGCCGCCGCGCTGACGGACGACGAGCTGCGGCGCGACGCGGTCGTGCGGGCCGTCGAGAAGGCGCGCCCGACCGTCGTCAACGTCAACACGGAGGAGGAGGTCTCGGCCTCCCCCTTCGGGGCCGGCGGCGACCCGCTGTTCGACCGCTTCTTCCGGGACTTCTTCGAGTCCGCGCCGCGGCGCAAGGTCACCTCACGCAGCCTCGGCTCCGGCGTGGTCGTCGACGCGCGCGGCTACATCCTCACCAACGAGCACGTCATCGCCCGCGCCTCGCGCGTGAGCGTCACCTTCGCGGACGAGCGCACGTTCCCCGCGAAGATCGTCGGGACCGACCCGGACCACGACCTGGCGGTGATCAAGGTGGACGCGAAGCAGCCGCTGGCGGCCGTCGAGATGGGGGACTCCGACCGGCTGCTGGTCGGCGAGCGGGTCATCGCGATCGGCAACCCCTTCGGGCTCTCCCACACCGTCACGACCGGCGTGGTCAGCGCCACGCGCCGCTCGATCCGCACCGGCGGCGGGCGGCTGTACTACGACTTCATCCAGACCGACGCGGCGATCAACCCCGGCAACAGCGGCGGGCCGCTCCTGGACATCACCGGCAGGATGATCGGGGTCAACACCGCCGTCTACAGCGAGGGGATGGGCATCGGCTTCGCGATCCCGGTCTCGGTGGCGCGCCGCGCGGTCGACGACCTCGTGCGCTACGGGCAGGTGCAGTCGGTCTGGATCGGGGTCGCCGTCGGCGAGGCGGTGGACGACGAGCCGCAGGCGGGGGAGCGCCCCCACGGCGGGCTGCCGGTCGCGCGCCTCGCGGCCGGGGGGCCGGCGGAGCGCGCGGGTGTCCGCGAGGGCGACCTCGTGATCGCGGTCGGGGACGCCCAGGTGCGCTCGGCGGGCGAGTTCCACTACCAGGTGGGCCGCCGGGCCGCGGGCGAGACGATCAGGCTGGGCCTGCGGCGCGACAAGAAGCAGCTCGAGCTGGCCGTCCGCGCCGAGCAGTTCACGCCCCAGGTCGCCGCCGCGGTCAGCTGGGAGTGGTTCGGGCTGGCGGTGAAGGAGTCGCGGGCCGGGCTGGCCGTCGCGAAGGTGCGGACGGGGGGCGTCGCCGCGGAGATCGGGCTCGAGCCGGGGGACCTCATCCTCCAGGTCGCCGGCGAGGAGGCGCGGACGGAGGAGGAGTACGCGCACGGCGTGGTCCTCGCCTTTCAGCGGGGGGGCTTCCCGATGCTGGTCCAGCGGGGGCGGCGGGGATACTACATCACCCTCCCCATAGCGCCGGGCAACGGTCTATGACAGGCGACGCATTTTGGCCGGCGCTTCCATAGGGGGGGTATCCCCCCCCTCTGGCGCGCCTTCGGCGCTGTCACCCCCAGCGCCGGGAAACGGTCTCTAACTGCCGGCGTCCTCTTGCCGGCGCTTCCATAGGGGGCTTTGCCCCCTCTGGCGCGGCTTCGCCGCTGTCACCCCCAGCGCCGGGGAACGGTCTCTGACTAGCGGCGCATCCTGGCCGGCGCTTCCATATGGGGGCTAGCGCCGGGAAGCGCACATCGACCGGCGGCGTCCTCTTGCCGTCGCTTCCATAGGGGGCTCCGCCCCCCTCTGGCGCGGCTGACGCCGCTGTCACCCCCCACAGTCCCATGGACAAGGGATGCATCAGTCCGACCCCATGGGCTATGCATCGATCGGTCGTCAATTCGCATCTTAATCAAGCGGCATGGTAAATAAACCGTTCAATTACTGATGGTTAAATGAGATAATCGATGAATGATGAAAGATTGACAATGAATGACTCAAGCATTATATTCGTCGCACTAGCAATGAATGCAACCCCTTGGGAGGGAGCGAAATGAGCAAGATTATCGGTATCGACCTCGGTACGACGAACTCGGTCGTCGCCGTCATGGAGGGCGGCGAGCCGGCCGTCATCATCAACCAGGAAGGCAACCGGACCACGCCGTCGGTCGTCGCCTTCACGAAGGACGGCGAGCGCCTCGTCGGACAGGTGGCCAAGCGCCAGGCGGTCACCAACCCCCAGAACACGGTCTACTCGATCAAGCGTTTCATGGGGCGGCGCTACGACGAGGTGAACGAAGAGATGAAGATGGTCCCCTACAAGGTCGTCCGCGCGGCCAACGGGGACGCCCGCGTCGACATCATGGGCAAGCAGTACTCGCCGCCCGAGATCTCGGCGCAGGTGCTGATGAAGCTCAAGCAGGCCGCCGAGGCCCACCTCGGCGAAAAGGTCACGCGCGCGGTCATCACGGTGCCGGCCTACTTCAACGACGCGCAGCGCCAGGCCACCAAGGAGGCGGGCAAGATCGCCGGCCTGGAGGTCGAGCGCATCATCAACGAGCCGACCGCGGCGGCGCTCGCCTACGGCCTCGACAAGAAGAAGAACGAGACGATCGCCGTCTACGACTTCGGCGGCGGCACCTTCGACATCTCGATCCTGGAGGTCGGCGACAACGTCGTCGAGGTCAAGAGCACCAACGGCGACACCCACCTCGGCGGCGACAACATCGACCAGGCGGTCATCAACTGGCTCGTGGAGGAGTTCAAGAAGGACCAGGGGATCGACCTCTCCCGCGACCAGATGGTGATGCAGCGGCTCAAGGAGGCCGGCGAGAAGGCGAAGATCGAGCTCTCCTCGGCGATGGAGACCGAGATCAACCTGCCGTTCATCACCGCCGACGCCTCGGGCCCCAAGCACATGAACATCAAGCTCACGCGCTCGAAGCTCGAGCAGATGGTCGAGCCGATCATCCAGCGCTCGGTGGCACCCTGCCAGCAGGCGCTGCGCGACGCCAAGCTCACCGCCGAGCAGATCGACGAGGTCGTGCTCGTCGGCGGGCAGATCCGCATGCCGCGCATCCAGGCGCTGGTCAAGGAGCTCTTCAAGAAGGAGCCCCACCGCGGCGTGAACCCCGACGAGGTGGTCGCGGTCGGCGCGGCGATCCAGGGCGGCGTGCTCACCGGCGACGTCAAGGACGTCCTGCTGCTCGATGTCACGCCGCTGTCGCTCGGCATCGAGACCCTCGGCGGCGTGATGACGAAGCTCATCGAGCGCAACACGACGATCCCGACGCGCAAGAGCGAGATCTTCTCGACGGCGGCCGACAGCCAGACGTCGGTCGAGATCCACGTGCTCCAGGGCGAGCGCGAGATGGCGCGCGACAACCGCACGCTCGGCAAGTTCCACCTCGTGGGCATCCCGCCGGCGCCGCGCGGCGTGCCGCAGATCGAGGTCGGCTTCGACATCGACGCCAACGGCATCGTCAGCGTCACGGCGAAGGACCTGGCCACCGGCAAGGAGCAGCAGATCACGATCACCGCCTCCTCCGGCCTCTCGAAGGACGAGGTCGAGAAGATGGTCAAGCAGGCCGAGGCGCACGCCGAGGAGGACCGCAGGAAGAAGGAGGAGATCGAGGCGCGCAACCACCTCGACACGCTGATCTACTCGACCGAGAAGACCCTGCGGGAGAACCGCGAGAAGGTCGGCGAGGCCGAGGCGGCGAAGGTCGAGGAGGCGGTCAAGCGCGCGAAGGAGGAGCTCGAGAGCGGCGACACCGCCCGCATCAAGGCCGCGATGGAGACGCTCCAGAAGGAGACGCACCACCTCGCCGAGCTGATGTACCAGGCGGCGAAGTCCGCGCAGGGCGGCGGGGCGGCCGGCGGCGGCCAGCAGGCCGGGGGCGCGAAGCCCAAGGACGCGGACGTCGTCGACGCGGAGTTCGAGGAGAAATAGTACCTGACACGATCTGTGCAGGGCCCCGGAGCCGGCTTGGGTTCCGGGGCCCTGTGTCGCTACACATCCATGTGTGCGGCTCTGGCCCTCGGGGAGGGGCCTAGCGCCTCCCGTTCAGTTCCTTCCGGACGTGCCAGACGCGCTGGGCGGCGGTGATGAGCGAGAGGACGGCGAGCGCCCAGACGGCGGTGCGGATCAGGCCGGAGAGCGCGCCGGCGATCAGCAGGATCATCCGCTCCGGGCGCTCCATGAGGCCGACGTCGCACGCGATGCCGAGCCCCTCGGCGCGCGCCTTCGTGTAGCTCACGAGGAAGGACCCCCCGATGGCCACGAGCGTGACGGCCAGCTCCGTCGTCGTGCGGAAGTGCCAGGCCAGCCCCCCGAGGATGAGAACGTCCGTGGCGCGGTCGGACACGGAGTCGATGAACGATCCGAACCGGGAAGCGGAGCCGGAGGCGCGGGCGAGCGAGCCATCGAGCATGTCTGCGGCGCCGGCCAACACGAGGAAGAGGCCCCCGAGCGGCAGGCGCCCCTGGGCGAAGGCGATCGCGGCCAGCGCCCCGAAGACGATCCCCGCGAGCGTGAGGTGGTCGGCGCTGACCCGCAGGCGCAGCAGCGCGAGGTTCAGCGGCTGGACGAACTCCCCGAACGCGGTCTTGTATTTGCGGCTGATCATCGGCGGCGCATCCCCTCCGACGTCCCGGAACGCATCGTAGCGCACTCCGGCGCCCCGGGGCAACACCGCCGCCGGGCGCCAGTATCCGCGCGCGGGCGACGTGCCGTCGGCAGGAGACTCCTCTTCCCGGGGTCGTTCGCCACCGCCATGCGCCGCTCCCCGCGCGTCAACGCCTGATCTTCCCGCGAAGTCGCGTCGCCTCGGCTTCCCCCGGCGGCGCCGCCTTGGACTGCGCGGCCAGGAGGGCGTCCACGATGCGGCCGTGGTCGGCGACATGGACCAGGTCGGGCGCGGTCCTGGACATCCTCGCGACGACTTCGACCCATTCCCCGCGGGTCCTCGGGCTCGCGAGGATTCCGGCGGGCTCGTGGCAGGGCAGGCAGTGCTCGTCGAGCACCTCGTATCCGGTCCCCGCGGAGGGCTCCCGCGGCACCCGCGTCGTGATCAGGTAGTGCAGTATCTGCCGCGCCTCGTCCGGCCGAATGCGGGGCCACGCGAGCTTGGACATCGCGTCGACCACGTTCTCCCAGGCCTTGGCGGGCCTGGGCAGCAGGATCGCGTCCAGGACGTGGCAGGTCCTGCAGCGCTCGATGAGCAGCTGCTTGCCGAGCTCCAGATCCGGGGCGCTCGAGAGACCCGCATGGGAGATGTAGGGCGCCCGCTGTGTCATCCGCACCAGGTAGTGGGCCAGTGCGCTCGCTGCCGCGAGGGATGCGAGGAGGAACACCAGGACGCCGAGCGCGAAGAGGTGCGTGCGAAATCCTGGGTACAGGCGCGCCACCGCAACCTTGAACAGGAGGAGGACCAGGAGCGCGAAGGCCGCGGTGTAGTGGATCACGATGCGCGGCGAGTCCTCCTCCCAGTACGCGTAGAAGCGTCCGAACATGGTCACGATCAGCACGAGGAACGCTGCGACGAATGCCCAACCGAACAGACGGTGCAGGACGAGCTGGCGCGGGCCTGGCTCACTGTTCGGCCGGCCGAGGCGGTTCATCATGACCACCACGGCCGCCGCGCCGCACAGGAGCATGACACTCGTCAGGATGGCGGAAAGGAGGGGACTCATGTCGAGGCGCGGATGCACCAAGCGTGCCGCCGGCTGAGTCTCGTGACACTCGAGGCGGGTAATTGCCTGCTGGGAGCACGCGATCTTCGCCGAATTCCGCGAGCGATCCGGGGGAAGGTCACTGGCCCGCATGGCTGCCCAACGAGACGATGGGACGAGTTCGCCCGCGCCCACACGTGGCGGGAATGCTGCGGAATCGATGACTTTCCCCACGGGGCTCCAGGTGAGCCGGTTGTGGATGTCTCGTAATTCAATTCGAAACAACCCTTTGTCCTGCCCGATCCTTCCGCTGCAATGTCGCAGCGAATAAAATAGGCAATTCGAAGGATTGGCGCATGCGACTCACCCGACGCGATCGGCGGGCATCGTTGATGCATGTGCACATTTCACTGAACGCACTTACCGTCGGCTGTTCAAACGAAGCAGCAAGGAGGCTGGGATGACAGAGGAATTGCGGAGCGCGGCGTGAAGGCGCTCCTGGTGTACCCCGAGTTCCCGGACACCTTCTGGAGCTTCAGCTATGCCCTGGCCTTCATTCACCGGAAGGCCAGCAGCCCGCCGCTTGGCCTGTTGACGATGGCGTCGCTGCTGCCCGAAGCGTGGGAGAAGCGGCTGGTCGACATGAATGTGGAGCGCCTGAAGGACGACGATTTGCGGTGGGCCGACCTCGTCTTCGTGAGCGCGATGGCCGTCCAGAAGGCGTCGGTGAAGGGAGTGATCGCGCGGTGCCGGGCCGCGGGCGTCAGGATCGTCGCCGGCGGCCCGCTGTTCACGACCGAGCACGAGTCGTTCGCGGACGTGGACCATCTGGTGCTGGGCGAGGCTGAGGTCACGCTGCCCCGCTTCCTCGAGGACTTGAGCGGCGGCGTTGCCGGTCACTGCTACGCGACCGATCAGTGGGCGGACGTGCGCCGGACACCCCTGCCGCTCTGGCGGCTGATCAGGACGAAGCACTATGCCTCGATCAACATCCAGTATTCCCGGGGCTGCCCCTTCAACTGCGAATTCTGCGACATCACCCTGCTCTGCGGCCACCGGCCCCGCACGAAGGACAGGGACCAGGTCATCCGGGAGCTCGAGAGCGTGTTCGCGTCCGGATTCAGGGGACAGGTCTTCTTCGTCGACGACAATTTCATCGGGAACAAGAAGAAGCTGAAGGAGGAGATCCTCCCGGCCATCGCCGAGTGGATGAAAGCGAGAAGGCATCCCTTCCTCTTCAACACCCAGGCCTCGATAGAGCTCTCCGATCACCAGGACCTCATGGACATGATGGTCGAGGCGGGATTCAACATCGTGTTCATCGGCATCGAGACCCCGCACGAGCAGAGCCTCGCGGAATGCGGCAAGCTCCAGAACAAGAACCGGGACCTCCTCGCCAGCGTCAGGAGGATCCAGCGGTCCGGCCTCGAGGTGCAGGGCGGTTTCATCGTCGGTTTCGACAGCGACCCTCCCACGATCTTCGATTCCCAGGTCAGGTTCATCCAGGCCAGCGGGGTCGCGACGGCCATGGTCGGGCTGCTCACCGCGCTCCCGCGCACCCAGCTCTACGAGCGGCTCAAGAGGGAACGGCGGCTGCTGCAGGAGACGTCGGGGAACAACACCGATTTCTCCATCAATTTTCTCCCCCGCATGGACTACGACCGCCTGATCAGCGGCTACAAGATGGTCCTCGGCACGCTGTACTCGCCGGGGCACTACTACGAAAGGGTCAGGACGTTCCTCAGGGAGTACACCCCGCCGCGACGACGGGCCTTTCGCTTCCGGGCGGACTACGCCGGCGCGTTCTTCAGGTCGATTGTCGTGCTGGGGATCGTGGGGAAGGAGCGCTTCCACTACTGGAGGCTGCTGCTCTGGACGGCGGCCAGCCGCCCCCGCCTCCTCACCCAGGCCGTGACCCTGGCGATCTACGGGTTTCACTTCCGGAAGGTCTTCGAGAAACAACTCTTGAACCAGCACAATTGAAGCGGGGCGCCACCAGGCTCGAGGTCTCCATCGGCGCCGTCCTGGTGGCATGGACCGCCATCGCCGCCGGGTCGTGGCTCTGGAATTGCGCTCAGGTGCGGGGGAACACCCTCGAGGAAGCCCGCATCCAGGCCCGTGTGGTCTATGAAAAGGACATCATCTACCGGCACTGGAACACCATGCACGGCGGAGTCTACGTGGCGGTGACCCCCGAGAACCAGCCGAACCTCTTCCTCGGGGACAACCCCGACCGCGACGTGACCACCACCACCGGAAAGCGGCTCACGCTGATGAACCCCTCCTTCATGACGCGCCAGGCCAACGAGGTGGCCCGTGAGACCATGGGGGTCCGCGGGCACATCACCAGCCTGAACCCCATCCGTCCGGCCAACGCCCCCGACCCCTGGGAGCGGAAGGCGCTGCAGTCGTTCGACAGGGGCGCCAAGGAAGCCCATTCGGTGGAACTGCTCGACGGCGTTGAGTACATGCGGTTCATGCAGCCGATGCTCACCGAGCCGGAGTGCCTCCAATGCCACGGCAGGCAGGGGTATCGCGTCGGGCAGATCCGCGGCGGCATCAGCGTGGCTATCCCTATGGCGCCGTTGCGGGCCATCGAGCGCCGGGACATCGTGCGGCTCGGCATGGCCCACGGGCTCCTGTGGCTGGTGGGCATGCTGGTAACCCTCCTGGGCGGTCGCAACCTGGTGCTCAGCGAGCGCCGGCGGCGCCGGGCAGCGGAGCAGGTCGAGCGGTACGCCGAGGAGCTCCAGGAGGCCAACGGACTCAAGGAGCTGTTCATCGACATCATGCGCCACGACTTCCTGAATCCGGCGACGGCCGTCCAGAGCTCCAGCATGTATCTCCAGGAAGGGGCCAGCGATCCCAGGACGAAGAAGCTGGCGTCGCACATCACCCGGGCCAACGCCAAGCTGATCGAGATGATCCAGGATGCCTCGATTCTCTCGCGGCTCTCGGAGGCGGACGGCCTGGAGTGCGCCCCGCGGGACCTGAACCGCCTGATTCGCGAGGCGCTCCAGGATGTCGCAAGCCCGCTCGCGATCGACTACCCTCCGGCCGGCGAGTACCCGGTCAGCGCCAACCCGATACTCGGCAACGTCTTCGTCAACCTGCTGACCAATGCCGGCAAGTACGCCCCCGGAGGCGGCCGCGTCGAGATCGGCATCCGGGACGCAGGGACCGATTGGGTGGCCACGGTGAAGGACTTCGGCCCCGGCATCACGGACGAGAACAAGCCGAAGGTCTTCACCCGCTTCGAGCGCCTCAAGAAGGAGGGCGTGCAGGGGACGGGCCTCGGGTTGGCCATCGCCAAGCGCATCGTGGATCTGCACCAGGGCCGGATCTGGGTCGAGGACAACCCGGCGGGCGGCGCCGTCTTCTGCGTCGGTCTCCCCAAGGCCGCCGCAGCGGCTGCCGGGACTGCGGAACCGACGCACCCCGCCGCCGCGGGGGCCGGCGCTAGCTCTTCCTGTTCCCGGTGAGCAGGAGCCCGGCGCCGGCCGCGATCGCGACCACCCCCGCCCAGACCGGGACGTTGACCCTCTCCCTGTCCTTCACCGAGAACTCGATCGGGCCGAGCTTGGTCGTGTGGGTGTCCTTCGTGTAGGTGAAACCGCCGTACGCCAGCGCCAGGACGCCGGCCACGATCAGCACGAGTGCAAGGGCCCTCAATCCGCTCATGTTGTTCCTCCTTACCTTGCCTGCGTTGTCGGCGTCGCTGCCGCGGCCCCCCGCGCGCGGCGGATCGCCTCCGAGAGATCCTCCTGTCGATACGGCTTGCGCAAGAAGGCCTGTGGCAATTCGGGGTGGTGACCGGACATCGCCTGGGACCTGTCGTAGCCGCTGCACAGGATCACCGGGATGCCGGGAACGATCCT encodes the following:
- a CDS encoding trypsin-like peptidase domain-containing protein, producing the protein MSARGVLPPLLVAALVAAAAPAAALTDDELRRDAVVRAVEKARPTVVNVNTEEEVSASPFGAGGDPLFDRFFRDFFESAPRRKVTSRSLGSGVVVDARGYILTNEHVIARASRVSVTFADERTFPAKIVGTDPDHDLAVIKVDAKQPLAAVEMGDSDRLLVGERVIAIGNPFGLSHTVTTGVVSATRRSIRTGGGRLYYDFIQTDAAINPGNSGGPLLDITGRMIGVNTAVYSEGMGIGFAIPVSVARRAVDDLVRYGQVQSVWIGVAVGEAVDDEPQAGERPHGGLPVARLAAGGPAERAGVREGDLVIAVGDAQVRSAGEFHYQVGRRAAGETIRLGLRRDKKQLELAVRAEQFTPQVAAAVSWEWFGLAVKESRAGLAVAKVRTGGVAAEIGLEPGDLILQVAGEEARTEEEYAHGVVLAFQRGGFPMLVQRGRRGYYITLPIAPGNGL
- a CDS encoding sigma-E factor regulatory protein RseB domain-containing protein, with translation MGTRAGCVPLLVVVFLAAPGAAVRAQQGVDGLLPRATETAYRGRKVVIDFSHASPQVTSMTVLCQPGGRERREFHATHGLLVVDGQSSWQYLPDQGVVLKRRSRGEGGEQLRPELLRRALASYEVRVSASEPVAGRRSRALEFMPRQGGSRPRRRIWVDEETGLVLRTEVYGTDSRLSSLTVFEDLEYRPALDAAIFTMRVPAGARVVEAGDEPCLEPEEAARVAGLAVTLPAYLPEGFARQCIRARRRRDYGEVQVVFGDGLSLLSLFESTSFRSPGPAAGPAVPVGPWSGRWHALGLVSGISWRTPWANFALLGELSRDELLRVAGSVQEKAEPSAARRHP
- a CDS encoding zinc metalloprotease HtpX — protein: MGNTIKTTLLLALLTALLVALGRVFGGRGGMVLAFGMAIVMNVGSYWFSDRIVLAMYRARELGPGEHPELHRMVANIAQTGGLPMPRLFVVPQPGLNAFATGRGPEHAVVAVTEGLLAHLDGPELEGVLAHELAHVKNRDILVSAVAATLAGAIMLIADMARWASIFGGFGGRDSEERGNPLALLVAAIVAPLAALLVQMAISRSREYLADATGARLAGSPEGLARALAKLAAAGRIVPTEGPAAASHVLIVSPLSGGGLFSLFSTHPPIEERIKRLRALAPGA
- the dnaK gene encoding molecular chaperone DnaK; this translates as MSKIIGIDLGTTNSVVAVMEGGEPAVIINQEGNRTTPSVVAFTKDGERLVGQVAKRQAVTNPQNTVYSIKRFMGRRYDEVNEEMKMVPYKVVRAANGDARVDIMGKQYSPPEISAQVLMKLKQAAEAHLGEKVTRAVITVPAYFNDAQRQATKEAGKIAGLEVERIINEPTAAALAYGLDKKKNETIAVYDFGGGTFDISILEVGDNVVEVKSTNGDTHLGGDNIDQAVINWLVEEFKKDQGIDLSRDQMVMQRLKEAGEKAKIELSSAMETEINLPFITADASGPKHMNIKLTRSKLEQMVEPIIQRSVAPCQQALRDAKLTAEQIDEVVLVGGQIRMPRIQALVKELFKKEPHRGVNPDEVVAVGAAIQGGVLTGDVKDVLLLDVTPLSLGIETLGGVMTKLIERNTTIPTRKSEIFSTAADSQTSVEIHVLQGEREMARDNRTLGKFHLVGIPPAPRGVPQIEVGFDIDANGIVSVTAKDLATGKEQQITITASSGLSKDEVEKMVKQAEAHAEEDRRKKEEIEARNHLDTLIYSTEKTLRENREKVGEAEAAKVEEAVKRAKEELESGDTARIKAAMETLQKETHHLAELMYQAAKSAQGGGAAGGGQQAGGAKPKDADVVDAEFEEK
- a CDS encoding CDP-alcohol phosphatidyltransferase family protein; its protein translation is MISRKYKTAFGEFVQPLNLALLRLRVSADHLTLAGIVFGALAAIAFAQGRLPLGGLFLVLAGAADMLDGSLARASGSASRFGSFIDSVSDRATDVLILGGLAWHFRTTTELAVTLVAIGGSFLVSYTKARAEGLGIACDVGLMERPERMILLIAGALSGLIRTAVWALAVLSLITAAQRVWHVRKELNGRR
- a CDS encoding DegQ family serine endoprotease — translated: MQMTQQIRRRITLGAVAVASLAAGMVLASRLNLTPPTRAAAEREPGASALQAAAPAAGAAGASGFNFVKIAAEEKKFVVNINTTKTFKRRMPQMPRGPMGRSPFGGEDDFFEHFFGQIPDQDLKQQSLGSGFIVDKEGYILTNNHVVDDADDIRVTLLDGRSYDAEIKGRDAKTDIALIRIKADGDLPAATLGDSDALQIAEPVMAIGNPFGLSHTVTVGVVSAKDRTIGAGPYDAFIQTDASINPGNSGGPLFNARGEVVGINSAIIASGQGIGFAIPINIARNIMAQLREKGSVTRGWLGVQVQALTPELRESLKLGADGGALVAGVIKGDPADKAGLKAGDVIVEFDGRTVRSDRDLVAIVGNTAVGKTVSVKALRDGASKSLEIRIAKRSDEKDESAGTEDEGSGEKESGKARLGVRVQDVTKDLAEKLGLEDARGALISEVAPGGPADRAGIERGNVIVEVNREPVEDAAQFAKLVRAAEPGKSLLLLVRSGAGTRFVAVRPEAAK